Genomic segment of Chitinophaga varians:
CGCTGGACCTGGTGGCAAAACATTTCGGCGGCAGCGGCGTAATGCAGGGTTTCAGCCTGTTGCACCAACATGCCGACGATCATTTCCACATGATCTTTAAAAAGACAGATGCCCACTATCTCGACCTGCCGGGATTAAGTATACTCATAGGCGGTATGTGGATTGTGAACCTCAACTACTGGGGATGTAACCAGTACATCACACAACGTGCGCTGGGCGCAGACCTGAAAACAGCCCGCAGCGGTCTGTTGTTTGCCGGTTTCCTGAAGTTGCTCATGCCTATCATTGTGGTGCTGCCGGGTATTGCGGCTTATGTGCTGTACCAGAAGGGCCAGTTCCACACAGAGATGATGCAGGGTGGTTCCCTGAACCCGGACAATGCCTATCCCGTATTGCTCAACCTCTTGCCCAGCGGCCTGAAAGGCCTCGCTTTTGCGGCCCTTACAGCTGCAGTGGTAGCTTCGCTGGCCGGTAAAGCCAACAGTATCTCCACCATTTTTACGTTAGATATTTATAAGAAGATATATCATAAAGATGCTGATGAACAGAAAGTGGTAAAGGTGGGCCGCACCACAGTGATCGTTGCTATGGTACTGGCCATTATCCTGTCTAACTTCCTGGGCATCGATAAAAAAGGCGGTTTCCAGTTTATCCAGGAATATACCGGCTTTGTGTCGCCAGGTGTGTTTGCCATGTTCATCATGGGCTTCTTCTGGAAACGCACCACTTCTAACGCCGCGCTGTTTGCCATGATCGTTGGTCTGCTGATGTCTTTTGTGCTGAAGTTCCTGCCTAACTGGGTAGACCTGCAACCGCTCTACCAGTTTGGATGGGCCGCTCCTAACGCTGCAGGTGTTTATGAAATGGCCTTCATTGATCGTATGGGTGTTGTGTTCGTGATTTGTATAGTAGGTATGATCATCATTTCCCTGGCCGATCCTTCCAGTAAAAACAATCCGAAAGGACTGGAAATCGACAGCAGTATGTTTAAAACAGCGATGCCGTTTACCATCGGCGCTTTGTTTATCATCGGTATCCTCATTGCGCTGTATACCGTTTACTGGTAATCGTTATTCACAACGGGTATGTATTTTATCGGCTACGATATAGGTTCTTCTTCTATCAAAGCGGCGTTACTGGACGCAGACACCGGCCGTTGCCTGGCAACGGCCACCAGTCCGTCCCGCGAGATGCCTATCCTGGTCCCGCATCCCGACTGGGCCGAGCAGGACCCGGAAAGCTGGTGGCAGGAGGTGGTGAACGCCACCGCACTCCTGCGCCGGCAATATACTTTCGATGCGGCCCTGGTGAAAGGAATAGGTATCGCCTACCAGATGCACGGCCTCGTATGTGTGGATAAAAACATGCAGGTGCTGCGCCCCGCTATTATCTGGTGCGACAGCCGCGCGGTGGACATTGGCCGCAAAGCCTTCTCCGCATTGGGCGAATCCTGGTGCCTCTCGCACCTGCTCAATTCCCCCGGTAATTTCACCGCTTCCAAACTGCGATGGATATACGAAAATGAGCCGCATATCTACGAACGGATTCATAAGGTAATGCTGCCCGGCGACTTTATCGCCCTCAAACTCACCGGGGAAGCCACCACCACGGTGTCTGGCCTCTCAGAAGGCACCTGCTGGGATTTCCCGGGCAATACTGTCAGTACCACGCTGCTGGACCACTACCAGATCAGCCCGCAGCTGTTGGCTACGATCGTCCCTACTTTCGGCGTGCAAGGCCAGCTGACGGCCGCCGCTGCTACCGCTTTACAGCTGCTGCCCGGCACACCCGTCACCTACCGCGCCGGCGACCAGCCCAACAACGCTTTTTCACTCAATGTGCTTGAACCTGGCGAAGCAGCCACCACGGCCGGTACTTCCGGCGTGATCTATGCGGTGCATGATCAGCATACGTTTGACCGGGAAAGCCGTGTTAACACCTTTGTGCATGTGAATAATGATACACAGCACACCCGCGATGGCGTGCTGATGTGCCTCAACGGCACCGGTATCGCCAATTCCTGGCTGCGGAACATGATCGGCGACATCAGCTACGCTGACATGAACGAAGCGGCCGCACAGGCGCCGCCGGGCGCCGACGGCCTGCTGGTGTTCCCTTTCGGCAACGGAGCAGAAAGGATACTGGGCAACAAAAGCATCGGCGCTACCGTCAGCCACCTCGACTTCAACCGCCACCAAAGGGCACATATGTTGAGAGCTGTACAGGAAGGCATCGTCTTCGGACTGAACTATGGACTGGACATCATGACAAACATGGGCCTTGACA
This window contains:
- a CDS encoding xylulokinase: MYFIGYDIGSSSIKAALLDADTGRCLATATSPSREMPILVPHPDWAEQDPESWWQEVVNATALLRRQYTFDAALVKGIGIAYQMHGLVCVDKNMQVLRPAIIWCDSRAVDIGRKAFSALGESWCLSHLLNSPGNFTASKLRWIYENEPHIYERIHKVMLPGDFIALKLTGEATTTVSGLSEGTCWDFPGNTVSTTLLDHYQISPQLLATIVPTFGVQGQLTAAAATALQLLPGTPVTYRAGDQPNNAFSLNVLEPGEAATTAGTSGVIYAVHDQHTFDRESRVNTFVHVNNDTQHTRDGVLMCLNGTGIANSWLRNMIGDISYADMNEAAAQAPPGADGLLVFPFGNGAERILGNKSIGATVSHLDFNRHQRAHMLRAVQEGIVFGLNYGLDIMTNMGLDIHRVRAGHANMFLSPLFREAFANTANVVIELYNTDGAQGAARGAATGAGYLSVHEAFRGMECLAVIEPDSRQQERYAAAYSHWLTSLRSLLANGES
- a CDS encoding sodium/sugar symporter encodes the protein MQPNLLHYVDYLVFLVYFVIVAGYGYYIYQKKKKATTDSKDFFLAEGSLTWWAIGASLIASNISAEQFIGMSGSGFSMGLAISTYEWMAAATLIVVAVFFLPIYLKNKIYTMPQFLERRYNQTVSTIMAVFWLLLYVVVNLTSILYLGALAINKISGIDFYVCMIALSFFAVLITLGGMKVIGYTDVIQVFFLILGGLATTYLALDLVAKHFGGSGVMQGFSLLHQHADDHFHMIFKKTDAHYLDLPGLSILIGGMWIVNLNYWGCNQYITQRALGADLKTARSGLLFAGFLKLLMPIIVVLPGIAAYVLYQKGQFHTEMMQGGSLNPDNAYPVLLNLLPSGLKGLAFAALTAAVVASLAGKANSISTIFTLDIYKKIYHKDADEQKVVKVGRTTVIVAMVLAIILSNFLGIDKKGGFQFIQEYTGFVSPGVFAMFIMGFFWKRTTSNAALFAMIVGLLMSFVLKFLPNWVDLQPLYQFGWAAPNAAGVYEMAFIDRMGVVFVICIVGMIIISLADPSSKNNPKGLEIDSSMFKTAMPFTIGALFIIGILIALYTVYW